One Peromyscus leucopus breed LL Stock chromosome 6, UCI_PerLeu_2.1, whole genome shotgun sequence genomic region harbors:
- the Gpr88 gene encoding probable G-protein coupled receptor 88 has protein sequence MTNSSSTSTSSTTGGSLLLLCEEEESWAGRRIPVSLLYSGLAIGGTLANGMVIYLVSSFRKLQTTSNAFIVNGCAADLSVCALWMPQEAVLGLLPAGSAEPPGDWDGGGGSYRLLRGGLLGLGLTVSLLSHCLVALNRYLLITRAPATYQVLYQRRHTAGMLALSWALALGLVLLLPPWAPKPGAEPPQVHYPALLAAGALLAQTALLLHCYLGIVRRVRVSVKRVSVLNFHLLHQLPGCAAAAAAFPAAPHAPGPGGAAHPAQPQPLPAALQPRRAQRRLSGLSVLLLCCVFLLATQPLVWVSLASGFSLPVPWGVQAASWLLCCALSALNPLLYTWRNEEFRRSVRSVLPGVGDAAAAAAAATAVPAMSQAQLGTRAAGQHW, from the coding sequence ATGACCAACTCCTCCTCCAcgtccacctcctccaccaccggGGGATCGCTGCTGCTGCTCTGCGAGGAAGAAGAGTCGTGGGCCGGCCGGCGGATCCCGGTATCTCTCCTGTATTCGGGGCTGGCCATCGGGGGCACGCTGGCCAACGGCATGGTCATCTATCTCGTGTCGTCCTTCCGAAAGCTGCAGACCACCAGCAACGCCTTCATCGTGAACGGCTGCGCGGCGGATCTCAGCGTCTGCGCCCTCTGGATGCCACAGGAGGCGGTGCTGGGGCTCCTGCCCGCCGGCTCCGCGGAGCCCCCGGGGGACTGGGACGGTGGCGGGGGCAGCTACCGCCTGCTCCGGGGCGGGCTGCTGGGCCTCGGGCTCACCGTGTCCCTCCTGTCTCACTGCCTCGTGGCGCTGAACCGCTACCTGCTCATCACCAGGGCGCCTGCCACCTACCAGGTGCTGTACCAGCGGCGCCACACGGCGGGCATGCTGGCCCTGTCCTGGGCGCTCGCCTTGGGTCTGGTGCTGTTGCTCCCGCCCTGGGCGCCCAAGCCCGGAGCCGAGCCCCCGCAAGTCCATTACCCCGCGCTCCTGGCGGCGGGAGCCCTGCTGGCACAGACGGCGCTGCTGCTGCACTGCTACCTGGGCATCGTGCGCCGTGTGCGCGTCAGCGTCAAGCGGGTCAGCGTGCTCAACTTCCACCTGCTGCACCAGCTGCCCGgctgtgccgccgccgccgccgccttcccCGCCGCCCCACACGCTCCGGGCCCCGGAGGCGCCGCGCACCCCGCGCAGCCCCAGCCCCTGCCGGCCGCGCTGCAGCCGCGTCGAGCGCAGCGACGTCTCAGCGGCCTGTCGGTGCTGTTGCTCTGCTGCGTCTTCTTGCTGGCCACGCAGCCGCTGGTGTGGGTGAGCCTGGCCAGCGGCTTCTCGCTGCCGGTGCCCTGGGGCGTGCAGGCGGCCAGCTGGCTCCTGTGCTGCGCCCTGTCGGCGCTCAACCCTCTGCTCTACACGTGGAGGAACGAGGAGTTCCGCAGGTCCGTGCGATCAGTCCTGCCTGGCGTCGGGGACGCGGCGGCAGCCGCCGCGGCCGCCACCGCGGTGCCCGCCATGTCCCAGGCGCAGCTGGGCACCCGGGCGGCTGGCCAGCACTGGTAA